The Pseudomonas eucalypticola genome has a window encoding:
- a CDS encoding nitrilase-related carbon-nitrogen hydrolase: MNNLLNVAAVQFEPTLFEKSRNLDRLSEWVEEAARAGAQLIVTPEMGTTGYCWQDREEVAPYVETIPGPTTERFARLARQYGCHLVIGMPEVDPVDDLYYNTAVLIGPQGVVGKHRKTHPYISEPKWAASGDLGHQVFDTPIGRIALLICMDIHFLETARLAGLGGADVICHVSNWLAERTPAPYWINRAFENGCYLVESNRWGQERGVQFSGGTCVIEPDGHVQGILDKGDGLLFGKLDLARVRDRQPTVMAARRPALYKELAQPAYAWNPLDFFGLYGLSPRAKGKVSAVAVGQFAPGRDTAANLRAITEQARAAKAQGAELVVFPELSLSGGYVDHTSALALDGHEVRALLNLAIELRVHLVAGLVLAEGQALYNSAVVVGPEGVVGHYHKLHLSEGDKAWATPGTAWKTLDLPLGRVGLLIGDDCLVPEAGRVLALRGCDLVACPAALSAPLPGAHSGTAIAHPAPIPTGADPYHWHLGRVRAGENNLFLAFANSLDPAVGSFGASGVFGPDTFAFPRQEVIVTGERGHAVARMDTSNLDTPYPTSVVRRKDLVLMRQAHQYGVLWQVAR, translated from the coding sequence ATGAATAACCTGCTCAATGTCGCTGCCGTGCAATTCGAACCCACCCTGTTCGAGAAATCGCGCAACCTGGACCGCCTCAGCGAATGGGTGGAGGAGGCCGCCCGCGCCGGCGCGCAACTGATCGTCACCCCGGAAATGGGCACCACCGGCTACTGCTGGCAGGACCGCGAAGAAGTAGCGCCCTATGTGGAAACCATCCCAGGCCCTACCACCGAACGCTTTGCCCGGCTGGCGCGGCAGTACGGATGCCACCTCGTCATCGGCATGCCCGAGGTCGACCCGGTGGACGACCTCTACTACAACACCGCCGTGCTGATCGGCCCCCAGGGCGTGGTGGGCAAGCACCGCAAGACCCACCCCTACATCAGCGAACCGAAATGGGCCGCGTCCGGTGACCTGGGCCACCAGGTGTTCGACACCCCCATTGGCCGCATCGCGCTGCTGATCTGCATGGACATCCACTTCCTGGAAACCGCCCGGCTGGCAGGCCTGGGCGGTGCGGACGTGATCTGCCACGTCAGCAACTGGCTGGCCGAGCGCACGCCGGCGCCGTATTGGATCAACCGGGCATTCGAAAACGGTTGCTACCTGGTGGAAAGCAACCGCTGGGGCCAGGAGCGCGGTGTGCAGTTCAGTGGTGGCACCTGTGTGATCGAGCCGGATGGTCACGTGCAGGGCATCCTCGATAAAGGCGACGGTTTGCTGTTTGGCAAGCTGGACCTGGCGCGCGTGCGTGATCGCCAGCCCACGGTCATGGCAGCGCGTCGGCCAGCGTTGTACAAGGAGCTGGCGCAGCCGGCCTACGCTTGGAACCCGCTGGATTTCTTCGGTCTGTACGGCCTGTCGCCGCGGGCCAAGGGCAAGGTGTCCGCTGTTGCAGTGGGGCAGTTCGCACCGGGCCGCGATACCGCGGCGAATCTGCGTGCCATCACCGAGCAGGCTCGGGCCGCCAAGGCCCAGGGTGCTGAGTTGGTCGTCTTTCCAGAGCTGTCGCTCAGTGGCGGTTATGTCGACCACACCAGCGCTCTGGCACTGGATGGCCACGAGGTCCGCGCGTTGCTGAACCTGGCCATAGAGCTGCGAGTCCACCTGGTAGCGGGCCTGGTGCTCGCCGAAGGGCAGGCACTGTACAACAGTGCCGTGGTGGTGGGGCCTGAAGGGGTGGTGGGTCATTACCACAAACTGCACCTGAGCGAGGGCGACAAGGCCTGGGCCACGCCCGGAACCGCGTGGAAAACCCTCGACCTGCCGCTGGGGCGGGTCGGCCTGCTGATTGGTGACGATTGCCTGGTACCCGAAGCAGGCAGGGTGCTGGCCCTGCGCGGCTGCGACCTGGTCGCCTGCCCGGCGGCGCTGTCGGCGCCCTTGCCGGGTGCCCATTCCGGCACGGCCATCGCCCATCCGGCGCCGATCCCCACGGGCGCGGACCCGTACCACTGGCACCTGGGCCGGGTGCGGGCCGGTGAAAACAACCTGTTCCTGGCTTTCGCCAACAGCCTCGACCCGGCGGTGGGAAGCTTTGGCGCCAGCGGCGTATTCGGCCCGGACACCTTCGCGTTTCCGCGCCAGGAGGTGATTGTCACCGGCGAGCGGGGCCATGCGGTGGCGCGGATGGACACCAGCAACCTGGACACGCCGTACCCCACCAGCGTGGTGCGACGCAAAGACCTGGTGCTGATGCGCCAGGCGCACCAGTACGGAGTGTTGTGGCAAGTAGCGCGTTGA
- a CDS encoding purine-cytosine permease family protein: MSKLKDWFQGPQDITEAEAVEDYAVGRVPSRYRWPIPAIILVLLGNSTAMFWFSLGADMSYQVGWPKILIPILYMVVFATLIGACVMKLAAKEGLSLSLLTRGLGFGYMGSAFTSLIYAVNFIFYFLFEGTIVSHAIAHYAGVEVGSLAGVAIFAGIGLVTVLFAWKGMSSMQFLQTWGGPIFIALFAFCLYQLTHNYDAVGPAGWMPHSQDSATALWMVMNMANGQIVFQGLMATDYGRFAKPTISHKGTATIMLGMLLPIVAVMLSGAYLAYTLIPHITQGDAFAQAMDPGFIFPTVLGLIGVIFAIVTQIRINVMNLYSGSIALSNTMDMTLNYRPGRQWWMLVVWLVGVVFYVFNVLQYTGTFLAITGILTNTWVFIILADYLVCRKVLNLAPSDFVEFRREHLRSWNPCGVFSLLIAVAIGAAGILGAYPMYYASFIAMLVGPVLHVALSLLTRGRYYFSNFPQDMATQWQPSHTYSGPQPLTRSTAA; the protein is encoded by the coding sequence ATGAGCAAATTGAAAGACTGGTTCCAGGGCCCCCAGGACATCACCGAAGCCGAAGCGGTGGAAGACTACGCGGTGGGCCGTGTGCCCAGCCGTTACCGCTGGCCCATCCCGGCGATCATCCTGGTGTTGCTGGGCAATTCCACCGCCATGTTCTGGTTCAGCCTGGGCGCCGACATGAGCTACCAGGTGGGCTGGCCGAAGATCCTCATTCCCATCCTGTACATGGTGGTGTTCGCCACCCTCATCGGCGCCTGCGTGATGAAACTGGCGGCCAAGGAAGGGCTGTCCCTGAGCCTGCTGACCCGAGGGCTGGGGTTTGGCTACATGGGCTCGGCGTTCACCTCGCTGATCTATGCGGTGAACTTCATTTTCTACTTCCTGTTCGAGGGCACCATTGTTTCCCATGCCATCGCCCATTATGCGGGGGTGGAGGTGGGCTCGCTGGCCGGCGTGGCGATTTTCGCCGGCATTGGCCTGGTGACCGTGCTGTTCGCCTGGAAGGGCATGTCGTCCATGCAGTTCCTGCAGACCTGGGGGGGGCCGATCTTCATCGCCCTGTTCGCCTTCTGCCTGTACCAGCTCACCCACAACTATGACGCCGTGGGCCCGGCCGGCTGGATGCCCCATAGCCAGGACAGCGCGACTGCGTTGTGGATGGTCATGAACATGGCCAACGGGCAGATCGTGTTCCAGGGCCTGATGGCCACCGATTACGGCCGTTTCGCCAAGCCGACCATCAGCCACAAGGGCACGGCCACCATCATGCTGGGCATGTTGCTGCCCATCGTCGCGGTGATGCTCAGTGGTGCCTACCTGGCGTATACCCTGATTCCACACATCACCCAGGGCGACGCCTTCGCCCAGGCCATGGACCCCGGCTTCATCTTCCCCACCGTGCTGGGCCTGATCGGGGTGATCTTCGCCATCGTCACGCAAATCCGCATCAACGTGATGAACCTCTACTCCGGCTCCATCGCCCTGTCCAACACCATGGACATGACCCTGAACTACCGCCCGGGCCGCCAGTGGTGGATGCTGGTGGTGTGGTTGGTGGGCGTGGTGTTCTACGTGTTCAACGTGCTGCAATACACCGGTACCTTCCTGGCCATCACCGGCATTCTCACCAACACCTGGGTGTTCATCATCCTCGCCGACTACCTGGTGTGCCGCAAAGTGCTGAACCTGGCCCCCAGTGATTTCGTCGAGTTCCGCCGCGAGCACCTGCGTTCCTGGAACCCCTGCGGCGTGTTCAGCCTGCTGATCGCCGTGGCCATCGGCGCGGCGGGCATCCTTGGCGCCTACCCCATGTACTACGCCTCCTTCATCGCCATGCTGGTGGGCCCGGTCCTGCACGTAGCGCTCAGCCTGCTAACCCGTGGCCGCTACTACTTCAGCAACTTTCCCCAGGACATGGCCACCCAGTGGCAACCGTCCCACACCTACAGCGGCCCGCAGCCGCTCACCCGTTCGACTGCCGCCTGA
- a CDS encoding ANTAR domain-containing response regulator, whose product MTTANLLSELKGLRVLVLHPQDAEAQIVLGHLQRIGCEVQQRWPVPERLPQGVDVVLLSIELDQRPAIERLVDNLDEQAPPIIAIVGYENPSMLQLVLLSQPAAVIERPLRPFGLLTQLLIARSFWRRRVAMLAEIRKLEIRQSAVSRISMAKTLLMARHGFSEPQAHQRIQRDAMAQRCSMDVVAQQIIDNDSPERAPP is encoded by the coding sequence ATGACCACTGCCAACCTGCTGAGTGAACTCAAGGGCCTGCGCGTGCTGGTGCTGCATCCGCAGGACGCCGAAGCGCAGATCGTGCTGGGCCACTTGCAACGCATCGGCTGCGAGGTGCAGCAACGATGGCCGGTGCCCGAGCGTCTGCCCCAGGGCGTCGACGTCGTGCTGCTGTCCATCGAACTGGACCAGCGCCCGGCCATCGAGCGCCTGGTGGACAACCTGGATGAACAGGCCCCGCCGATCATCGCCATCGTCGGCTATGAAAACCCCTCGATGCTGCAACTGGTGCTGCTCAGCCAGCCCGCGGCGGTGATCGAGCGGCCGCTGAGACCCTTCGGCCTGCTCACCCAGCTGCTGATCGCGCGCTCGTTCTGGCGCCGGCGCGTGGCCATGCTGGCGGAGATCCGCAAGCTGGAAATTCGCCAGTCCGCCGTGTCGCGCATCTCCATGGCCAAGACGCTGTTGATGGCCCGCCACGGTTTCAGCGAGCCCCAGGCCCACCAGCGCATCCAGCGTGACGCCATGGCCCAGCGCTGCAGCATGGACGTGGTCGCGCAGCAGATCATCGACAACGACAGCCCCGAACGCGCGCCTCCCTGA
- a CDS encoding transporter substrate-binding domain-containing protein, protein MPTFPQPATLKVGLLFSSTCMTAAVEATQAQATLLAIDEVNEQGGINGVPLEAVSLPIGTTPESYRQAALELCDRHGVQVLFGTHMSSTRKAVLPVVESRRRLLFYPTLYEGFEYSPFVYYTGAAPNQNSLQLARHALKHFGRRVLFVGVPYVYPVESNRIMRDLFEQAGGEVVDEIYLPFGAGIDACRSVMARVRETRPDVIYSTVVGGDIPALYGAYHEAGFDPAQRPIISLSTTEAEVAMMPAHVSAGHICAAPWFDTVDTPLSRRFVSRYRHRYGADAPITAGAEAAYFQVHLYAQAARKAAPNDLDALRAALAGSTFEAPQGPVRIDAENHHTWLWPRLARIDANGRFEILEQAEQQEHPSPYLIELLLDSNE, encoded by the coding sequence ATGCCCACATTCCCGCAACCCGCGACCCTGAAGGTCGGCCTGCTGTTTTCCAGCACCTGCATGACCGCCGCCGTGGAGGCCACCCAGGCCCAGGCGACGCTGCTGGCCATTGATGAAGTCAACGAACAGGGCGGCATCAACGGTGTGCCGCTTGAAGCCGTCAGCCTGCCCATCGGCACTACTCCGGAAAGCTATCGCCAGGCCGCCCTGGAGCTGTGTGACCGGCACGGTGTGCAGGTGCTGTTCGGCACGCACATGTCCAGTACCCGCAAGGCAGTGTTACCGGTGGTGGAGAGCCGCCGCCGGTTGCTGTTCTACCCAACCCTGTATGAAGGTTTCGAATATTCCCCTTTTGTCTACTACACCGGTGCTGCACCCAACCAGAATTCCCTGCAGCTGGCCCGCCATGCGTTGAAGCATTTCGGCCGCCGGGTGCTGTTCGTCGGCGTGCCCTATGTGTACCCGGTGGAGTCCAACCGCATCATGCGTGACTTGTTCGAGCAGGCGGGCGGTGAAGTGGTCGACGAAATCTACCTGCCGTTCGGCGCCGGTATCGACGCGTGCCGCAGCGTCATGGCAAGGGTGCGTGAAACCCGACCCGATGTGATCTACTCGACGGTGGTGGGCGGCGATATTCCCGCGTTGTATGGGGCGTACCACGAAGCCGGTTTCGACCCGGCGCAGCGGCCCATCATCAGCCTGTCCACCACCGAAGCGGAAGTGGCGATGATGCCCGCGCACGTCAGCGCCGGGCACATCTGCGCCGCGCCCTGGTTCGATACCGTGGACACTCCGCTGAGCCGCCGTTTCGTGAGCCGTTACCGCCATCGCTACGGCGCCGATGCACCGATCACCGCGGGGGCGGAGGCAGCGTACTTCCAGGTGCACCTGTACGCCCAGGCGGCCCGCAAGGCGGCGCCCAATGACCTTGATGCGTTGCGCGCGGCCCTGGCTGGCTCGACCTTCGAGGCGCCCCAGGGCCCGGTGCGCATCGACGCCGAGAACCACCACACCTGGCTGTGGCCACGGCTGGCACGCATTGATGCCAACGGCCGCTTCGAAATACTGGAACAGGCTGAGCAGCAGGAGCACCCCAGCCCGTACCTGATCGAACTGTTGCTCGACAGCAACGAGTGA
- a CDS encoding sensor domain-containing protein, which produces MQFTDASDAMYRLLVQSVVDYAIYMLSPQGIVTNWNPGAERAKGYKAAEIIGQHFSLFYTPQDRAAGLPLHNLETARREGRFQAEGVRQRKDGSHFWTSVVIDAVYDDDGQVIGFAKVTRDITERRDKELQLLEANVRAEQYSAEMASLSRFLDSVISNIPASVIVKDVQSHKVLLANHQAEALFVPNGASMVGLRMSEALAADTAAYIEQQMGQDLNIGAIKTVETRVSTNRGPRTLRSRTVLNQDPGTGAEYVLFVAEDVTVELEANARIHHMAHHDALTGLPNRVLFHQKLKDALVQAQGSGRMTATLCLDLDDFKNVNDSLGHGIGDKLLRALSSRLEMELREADTLARLGGDEYAVILPELETAEAAELMAQRLIQAVRPPFLIDGHSCTVGVSVGIALAPQDHDKPEQLMGYADMALYEAKRNGRNRFERFKFQLDEAARHRRTLETDLRTALHLGHLHLHYQPIVTHGGAEVSGYEALLRWQHPTKGTIMPMDFIPMAEETGLIHEVGNRALNLACKEAASWGTRQTVAVNLSPVQFKNPGLVDAVALALSDAGLEPARLELEITESVLLEDNESNVDTLRALKALGVAISLDDFGTGYSSLGYLRSFPFDRIKIDMSFVREMKNSKEALAIIRAITGMSNSLLIKTTAEGVETAEQMQQLIQEGCSHFQGYYFGRPVPASKRCQDPGAAFYL; this is translated from the coding sequence ATGCAGTTCACCGACGCCTCCGATGCCATGTACCGCCTGCTTGTGCAGAGTGTCGTGGACTACGCGATCTACATGCTTTCCCCGCAAGGCATTGTCACGAACTGGAACCCCGGCGCCGAACGTGCGAAAGGCTACAAGGCCGCCGAGATCATCGGCCAGCATTTTTCGCTGTTCTATACCCCCCAGGACCGCGCCGCCGGGCTGCCGCTGCACAACCTGGAAACGGCCCGCCGAGAAGGGCGCTTCCAGGCCGAGGGGGTGCGCCAGCGCAAGGACGGCTCGCATTTCTGGACCAGTGTGGTCATTGATGCGGTGTACGATGACGACGGCCAGGTCATCGGTTTCGCCAAGGTGACCCGGGACATCACCGAGCGGCGCGACAAGGAACTGCAACTGCTGGAGGCCAATGTCCGTGCAGAGCAATACAGCGCCGAAATGGCGTCGTTGTCGCGGTTCCTGGATTCGGTGATATCCAACATTCCGGCCAGCGTTATCGTCAAGGACGTGCAGAGCCACAAGGTCCTGCTGGCCAACCATCAGGCCGAGGCGCTGTTCGTGCCTAATGGCGCCAGCATGGTGGGGCTGCGGATGAGCGAGGCGCTGGCGGCGGACACCGCCGCGTACATCGAACAGCAAATGGGCCAGGACCTGAACATCGGCGCCATCAAGACGGTGGAAACTCGGGTCAGCACTAACCGCGGCCCCCGCACGCTCAGAAGCCGCACGGTCCTCAACCAGGACCCCGGCACCGGCGCGGAGTATGTGCTGTTCGTGGCGGAAGACGTCACGGTGGAACTGGAGGCCAATGCCAGGATTCACCACATGGCGCACCATGACGCGCTTACCGGGTTGCCCAACCGCGTGTTGTTTCACCAGAAACTCAAGGATGCGCTGGTGCAGGCCCAGGGTTCGGGGCGGATGACTGCGACCCTGTGCCTGGACCTGGACGACTTCAAGAACGTCAACGACTCGCTTGGCCACGGTATCGGCGACAAGTTGCTGCGGGCATTGAGCAGCCGTCTGGAAATGGAGCTGCGCGAAGCCGACACCCTGGCCCGGCTGGGCGGCGACGAATACGCCGTGATCCTCCCGGAGCTGGAGACAGCGGAAGCCGCCGAACTGATGGCCCAGCGCCTGATTCAGGCCGTTCGCCCACCGTTCCTGATTGACGGGCATAGCTGCACGGTGGGGGTAAGCGTGGGTATCGCCTTGGCGCCACAGGACCACGACAAGCCCGAGCAACTGATGGGCTATGCCGACATGGCGTTGTATGAAGCCAAGCGCAACGGGCGCAACCGCTTCGAGCGCTTCAAGTTTCAACTCGACGAGGCAGCCCGTCACCGCCGCACCCTGGAGACTGACCTGCGCACGGCGCTGCACCTGGGGCACTTGCATTTGCACTATCAGCCCATCGTCACCCACGGCGGTGCCGAGGTCAGCGGGTATGAAGCACTGCTGCGTTGGCAGCACCCCACCAAGGGCACCATCATGCCCATGGACTTCATTCCCATGGCCGAAGAAACCGGTTTGATCCATGAAGTTGGTAACCGCGCCCTCAACCTGGCCTGCAAGGAAGCCGCCAGCTGGGGCACGCGCCAGACCGTGGCCGTGAACCTGTCGCCGGTGCAGTTCAAGAACCCGGGCCTGGTGGATGCCGTAGCGCTGGCGCTCAGTGACGCGGGTCTTGAGCCTGCACGGCTGGAGCTGGAGATTACCGAGTCGGTCTTGCTCGAGGACAACGAGAGTAACGTCGACACCCTGCGGGCGCTGAAGGCACTGGGGGTCGCCATTTCCCTGGATGACTTTGGCACAGGCTACTCGTCGCTGGGGTATTTGCGTTCGTTTCCGTTCGACCGGATCAAGATCGACATGTCGTTTGTGCGTGAAATGAAGAACAGCAAGGAGGCGCTGGCCATCATTCGGGCTATCACGGGCATGAGCAACAGCCTGTTGATCAAGACCACGGCCGAGGGGGTCGAGACCGCTGAGCAGATGCAGCAGCTGATCCAGGAAGGCTGTTCGCACTTCCAGGGGTACTATTTTGGCCGCCCGGTACCGGCCAGTAAGCGTTGCCAGGACCCGGGCGCCGCCTTTTACCTGTGA
- a CDS encoding cupin encodes MNSAFTPTTTVDAEYFEYSKAANPISAKLISRVPYHSFAAALCADGPSRVVPLDLSEHLGCAGPATGPGLCANFIRLNAGERLRLSPNATSQVVYVIAGAGSLRQGDSQLDWYQGCFIALPGLHATELSASADSRFYYVHDEPLLRYLGVTPSEDRFSATLYPAEVANAKLREAADDPRAQDRSRISILLGNRHFPQTRTVTHVLWAMYGILPPGSVQKPHRHQSIALDFIIDAPQGCYTLVGTELDDAGQIRNPTRVDWAPGLAFVTPPGYWHAHYNESDREAFLIPIQDAGLQTHLRALDIRFS; translated from the coding sequence ATGAACAGTGCCTTCACCCCCACCACGACCGTGGACGCCGAATACTTCGAATACAGCAAGGCCGCCAACCCCATCAGCGCCAAGCTGATCAGCCGTGTGCCTTACCACAGCTTCGCGGCCGCGCTCTGCGCCGACGGCCCGTCGCGGGTGGTGCCCCTGGACCTCAGCGAACACCTGGGCTGCGCCGGGCCCGCCACTGGCCCGGGGCTGTGCGCCAACTTCATTCGCTTGAATGCCGGCGAGCGCCTGCGCCTGTCGCCCAACGCCACCTCACAGGTGGTGTACGTGATCGCGGGCGCCGGCAGCCTGCGCCAAGGGGACAGTCAATTGGACTGGTACCAGGGTTGCTTCATCGCACTGCCCGGCCTGCACGCCACCGAGCTGAGCGCCAGTGCCGACAGCCGCTTCTATTACGTGCACGACGAACCGCTGCTGCGCTACCTGGGCGTGACGCCCAGCGAGGATCGTTTCAGCGCCACGCTCTACCCCGCCGAAGTCGCCAATGCCAAGTTGCGCGAGGCTGCCGACGACCCGCGAGCCCAGGACCGCAGCCGCATCAGCATCCTGCTGGGCAACCGGCATTTCCCCCAGACCCGCACCGTGACCCACGTATTGTGGGCCATGTACGGGATCCTGCCGCCAGGCTCGGTGCAAAAACCTCACCGACACCAGTCCATCGCCCTGGATTTCATCATCGATGCACCCCAGGGCTGTTACACCCTGGTGGGCACCGAACTGGACGACGCCGGGCAGATCCGCAACCCCACTCGCGTTGACTGGGCCCCCGGCCTGGCCTTCGTCACGCCCCCCGGGTACTGGCATGCCCACTACAACGAATCGGATCGCGAAGCGTTTCTTATCCCCATTCAGGACGCCGGGCTGCAAACCCACCTGCGCGCCCTGGACATCCGCTTCAGTTGA
- a CDS encoding LysR family transcriptional regulator yields MDYFAALTAFIEAADGNNFSRAAERLGIKASTVSRYVKDLEQDLGIALFNRSTRTLHLTEGGQTFLHHARRVLAELEQARAATGALNQHPRGLLKVSVPPAFCRHHVLPWLGDFQRRYPDIQVELVLDDARVNLIESGMDLAIRRGTLPDSGLKARKLASEQWVLCVGTAFAAGHAAPEAPQRLADYPAILGAPAADEVVFCREHARVTVTLQGALRINDLDARRLAVEQGLGVALLPCWLAADGLGSGRLQRWLADWQVPSGEAALWFVYPPKRIVSSKVRSFIDFMVERIGTPPYWLN; encoded by the coding sequence GTGGATTATTTCGCCGCACTGACTGCCTTCATCGAGGCCGCCGACGGCAACAACTTTTCCCGCGCCGCCGAGCGCCTGGGAATCAAGGCCTCGACGGTGTCGCGTTACGTGAAGGACCTGGAACAGGACCTGGGCATCGCCCTGTTCAACCGCTCGACCCGCACCCTGCACCTGACCGAAGGCGGGCAGACGTTTCTGCACCACGCCAGGCGGGTGCTGGCGGAACTGGAACAGGCGCGCGCCGCTACGGGCGCCTTGAACCAGCACCCGCGCGGCCTGCTCAAGGTCAGCGTGCCACCGGCCTTTTGCCGCCACCACGTACTGCCCTGGCTCGGGGATTTCCAGCGGCGCTACCCGGATATCCAGGTGGAGCTGGTGCTGGATGACGCGCGGGTGAACCTGATCGAGAGCGGCATGGACCTGGCGATCCGTCGCGGTACCTTGCCCGACTCCGGCCTCAAGGCACGCAAGCTGGCGAGTGAACAGTGGGTGCTGTGCGTGGGCACGGCCTTCGCTGCGGGGCATGCCGCGCCCGAGGCGCCACAACGCTTGGCGGACTACCCGGCGATCCTGGGCGCGCCAGCTGCCGACGAGGTGGTGTTCTGCCGTGAACACGCCCGTGTGACAGTGACCCTGCAGGGTGCGCTGCGCATCAATGACCTGGACGCCCGCCGGCTGGCCGTGGAGCAGGGCCTGGGCGTGGCGCTGTTGCCCTGCTGGTTGGCCGCTGACGGCCTGGGCAGTGGCCGCCTGCAACGCTGGCTGGCGGACTGGCAGGTGCCCTCGGGCGAAGCGGCGCTGTGGTTCGTCTACCCGCCCAAACGGATCGTTTCGTCCAAGGTGCGCAGCTTCATCGACTTCATGGTCGAACGCATCGGCACGCCGCCGTACTGGCTCAACTGA
- a CDS encoding cytochrome c codes for MTFTFKAHLLVAMLAVAGLARAQDTVPAPAVTPVGGVLSQEEQGRRLAVAADCMACHTVPDSGQSFAGGYAINSPFGSIYSTNITPSKIAGIGHYTEAQFAHAVRDGVRADGSYLYPAMPYTSYVHMSDSDVAALYAYFMHAVAPIDTPAPTTALNFPFNIRLSMAGWNLLFLDSRTTRAAPLPTPELVRGEYLTNTLEHCGACHTPRNPLMAEIKDKALSGGMVGPWYAPNITSDKVSGIGGWSDAELVQYLRTGHAEGKNQAGGGMAEAVQNSLQFLPDTDLQAIAAYLKSTASVRSEGEVRPAYEYGSAHSGEDQVRGMAPSNAHDSVRTGAQLYSGYCASCHQPGGQGSANQAYPSLFHNTATGMANSANLVAAILYGVDRQEAGHHVLMPRFDEVSYVAQLNDQQIADIANYVLRNFGNPSHAVSAHDVMIARQGGEKPLLAVVQPYIVPAMVVGGVAVLALLGWWLRRRRVPGSA; via the coding sequence ATGACCTTTACCTTCAAAGCCCACCTGCTGGTGGCGATGCTGGCGGTCGCGGGCCTGGCCCGTGCCCAGGACACCGTGCCGGCTCCGGCGGTGACGCCCGTTGGCGGCGTGCTGTCCCAGGAAGAGCAGGGCCGCCGGCTGGCGGTGGCGGCCGATTGCATGGCGTGCCATACGGTGCCTGACAGCGGCCAGTCCTTCGCCGGCGGCTATGCGATCAACTCGCCGTTCGGGTCGATCTATTCCACCAACATCACCCCGTCGAAAATCGCCGGCATCGGCCACTACACCGAGGCGCAGTTTGCCCACGCGGTGCGCGATGGCGTGCGCGCCGACGGCAGTTACCTGTATCCGGCGATGCCCTACACCTCGTACGTGCACATGAGTGACAGTGATGTGGCGGCGCTGTATGCCTACTTCATGCACGCGGTGGCGCCTATCGACACCCCGGCGCCGACCACGGCGCTGAACTTTCCCTTCAATATTCGCCTGTCCATGGCCGGCTGGAACCTGCTGTTCCTCGACAGCCGCACCACCCGGGCAGCGCCGTTGCCAACCCCGGAGCTGGTGCGCGGCGAATACCTGACCAACACCCTTGAACACTGTGGCGCTTGCCACACGCCGCGCAACCCGCTGATGGCGGAGATCAAGGACAAAGCCCTGTCCGGCGGCATGGTGGGGCCGTGGTACGCGCCCAATATCACCTCCGACAAGGTCAGCGGCATTGGTGGCTGGAGCGACGCGGAGCTGGTGCAGTACCTGCGCACCGGCCATGCCGAGGGCAAGAACCAGGCGGGCGGCGGCATGGCCGAGGCGGTGCAGAACAGCCTGCAATTCCTGCCGGATACCGACCTTCAGGCCATCGCGGCGTACCTCAAGAGCACCGCGTCTGTGCGCAGTGAAGGTGAGGTGCGCCCAGCGTACGAGTACGGCTCGGCCCATAGCGGTGAAGATCAGGTGCGCGGCATGGCGCCGTCCAATGCCCACGACAGCGTGCGTACTGGCGCCCAGCTGTACAGCGGCTACTGCGCCAGCTGCCACCAGCCGGGCGGGCAGGGCAGTGCCAACCAGGCCTACCCGTCGCTATTCCACAACACCGCCACCGGCATGGCCAATTCCGCCAACCTGGTGGCCGCCATCCTGTATGGCGTGGACCGCCAGGAAGCTGGGCATCATGTGCTGATGCCACGTTTCGACGAGGTCAGCTATGTGGCGCAGTTGAACGACCAGCAGATCGCCGACATCGCCAATTACGTGCTGCGCAACTTCGGCAACCCGTCCCATGCCGTCAGCGCCCATGATGTGATGATCGCTCGCCAAGGGGGCGAGAAACCATTGCTGGCGGTGGTGCAGCCGTACATCGTGCCGGCCATGGTGGTGGGTGGGGTGGCGGTGCTGGCGTTGCTGGGCTGGTGGCTGCGCCGCCGGCGCGTGCCCGGGTCGGCCTGA